TTGGTGACGGCCGGCCGAGAGCTCCTCGACGATGGCCTCTTTGGACGGGAACTCGAGGTAGACCGTTCCGACGCCAACCTCGGCTTCGCGGGCAATTTCGGCGATCGTGGTCTTCTGGGGGCCGTAGTGCCGAAGGAGCCGTTCGGCCGCCGCCAAGATGAGCGCGCGCCGCTCGTCGTGAGGCTGGTTGGAGCCGGTCCGCGTCACGAACGGAATGATGAACGATTTTCAGCGGCGTTCATACCTGGCGTTTTGCAAGGTATGCTTACACCCTTGCCTTCGGGGCCCAGCGTCCCATTCACCCATGAAGTGCCGGCCGTGACCCTCAAGCAAAGTCGCTCGCTCTTGCCCTGGGACCCTCCCAGCAACTGCGCGTGCGTCTCCGACTTGCTGGCCGATTGCCACGCTCGCATCCGCTACTTCGCAGACCTGGCGGTGCGCCTCGCGGAGGGCGAGTCGTGCCCCGTCGACGCGGCCGAAGCGGCCGCCCGGATCCGCCGCTACTTCACCGAGGCCTACCCGCTCCACCTCGCAGACGAGCACGACTCCGTCCTGCCGCGACTGCGCGCGCGGGCGCCCGAAGTGGAGCCGCTCCTCCAGCGACTCGAGCTCGAGCACCGGTGCTTGGACGCGAAGCTGCCCGAGTTGCTCGACGTCTGCGACGGCCTCGAGAGCGGCGACGCGACGCGGTGCCGTGAGGCGGTGCAGAAGCTTCGGATGCTTGGAGAGTGCATGCATACGCTCCTCTACGCGCACCTCGAGAACGAAGAGCAGCAGCTCTTTCCGCTCTTGCGCGAGAAGCTCACCGCCGAAGACGTCGACGCGATCCGCGGTGAGTTTCGCGAGCGTCGCGCCGCCATGATGAAGAAGGCCAGCGGCGACGCAAGCTGAAGGGAGCCGCTGAGGCGGGCCTGCCCCCACATGCGCCCCGTGATCGATTCGCTCCTAGTGGGGTGATCGGCGTTGGGACTTCGGGAGCGGCCCTCGGCGCAAGTGCCTGAAAAGCGCCGAGGCCTGGCATGGCCTTGGCCTTGCGTATGGGCTCGTCATGCACCAAGCCGCGTTCGCCAAGCCGCAGCGCCGATACGTCGATGCAGACGAAACCGAGGCGCCCCCGCTCCAAACGGGAAAGCGGCGACGCGCAGAATCGGCCCGCACAGTGCCAGCCCTTCGTCCGCTCGACATCGCAGCCTTGATGGAGCCGCACGTGGGCGACATCAGCGAAGTGACACCTGTGCTCATGCTCGCGCCCAGCCTGGCGCCTCAATGGCCGCAGCCGGAGCCTCGCCCTCGAACGGAGGCGACGAACGCCGCGCCGGCCCCCATCCTGACCGAGGACTTCTGGAAGGAGCTCGATCGTCAAGAGCGGCGCGAGCGCCGGCGCGCGTTGGTCGTGGCGGTCGTCATCGGGGTGGCCGTTGGGTTGACAGGAGCGTTCACGGCCATGGGCGCCGACTTCACGGCGCTGCGCGGTCTCGTAAGCGTGGCCCGCTGAGGAGAGCCAGCTCGCAAGACACCGCTCATGCTGCTCGACACGAGCGCGCTGCGTTAGCGCGCTGGCGCCAGAGCGATCTCAAAGGGCGATGTTGCGGCGTCGCGATGCGGAACCTCGCCACCGCCAATCGGACCCGGCGTCACTGCGTTCGAGCCCCAGGTCTCGAACTTGGTGATTCGGGCGATGCGGCCCGGAAGCATGTGGCCCTCCACGCGCGTGAACGCGCTGTTCCACGAAGAGTTCCCCACTCCGGCGCCGCTCAGGCTGAAGCTGCCGTCGGCGTTCACCGGAGCCGCGTTCGTGGGCGGAGCCGAAACGTTTGTCGTGAACGGTTCCACATACCAACGCTTCTCCCAGGGCTCAGTTCCCGTGTTGTACGGGTATCGGTATGAGAGCCGCATCGACGCCATGCCGCTCATCGACCGACCGCCGCCCGCTATCGTGAACGCCCCGGTCCCCACGAAGGTCTCGCCCACCAAGCCAGCACTCCAGCTCGGTGTCTCGACCGGCGGCGTTTGCGATGAGCCGCCAGCTGATGCCGTCCCCTTCGAGAGCGTCACCGTAAACGTCGTCCGGCGCCGGTTGTACTCATCAAGCATTACGTAGTGCGTTCCGCTGCGAACCACGGCGTGCGTCACCTTGCAGGTGGCGCCGGGAGAGCCGTTGTCGTGCGCGCAGCTGGCGAGCGCGCGAAAAGCGTCGTCGCCGATCCTCACCGAGGCGGCCAACGTCGACGAGCCTTGCGCCGGCTGCGCAGAAACGTCGATGACGATCACGTCGCCGGCGGCGGCGGTGACCCGAAGCGCGCGGTAGGGCGCAGGCGAGTTGTACGCGACGTCGTAGTCGACGGTCTTGGTCTCGCCATACGCGATGCTCCCAACGACGCGAACGCTGTCGGCACGTAGCTCACCGGCGCTCTCGGCGACGTCCGTCGCGTCAGCGCCTGCGCAAGCAAGGACCCAGGCGGCGCAGAGGCCAGCGAGCAAGCCTCGGCAGAGTGATCGGGGCACCTTCGCGCGCAGCGGTGACGCGAGGCGCCGCGATGACTCGACGCTCATGCCGGTCGTAGAGAGGGGATTGCCAGTGCGTGTTGTGCCCATACGCGGTGACCTCGCTGACCTGGTGCAGCGCTCGTGCCGCGAGGAAACGCGCTTGGCGCAGCGGTATCTGCCTCCATTCCTTTGGTGGCCCGCGAAGGGGCGCGTCGCGCCGTGGTCGAGCGCCGCGGAACGATCCCGAAGGGCGGGACCGCGAGTCCCGCTGCTTGGAGGGGCGGTCGGTCGAGTGCGCGTGGCGGTGCGCGCGTGTGGCGTGTCGGGTGCCGGTGGGTGGGGGGCCGGGCCGGGCGGGGCGGCGCGCCGGGTGCGGGGGGGGGGCGGGGGGGGGGGGGGGGGGGGCGGGGCGGGGGCGGGGGGGGGGGGGGGGGGGGCCGGGGGCGGGGCGGGGGGGGGGGGGGGGGGCGGGGCGCGCGGGCGGGGCGGGGCGGTGGCGGGTCGCCAAGACCCGGCGGCGGGGCCGCGCGGCCGGTCCGGGTCCGCGGAGACACGCCACACAGGGGAGGGCAGCTCTTGCTCGCGGGCGCGGACAACCGTGTTCGCTCGTTTCGCATCCCTCGCAATCTTCGGCGTTCTCTGCGCTGCGCCGACACTGGCCTTCGCTGAGTCCGGTCCGGCCGCGACGCCACGATCAGGGGACGATGAGCTCGCCGCAAGTCGGCACGTGCTCCCGTCGCTCGAACGCGGGTTCGCATACGGCGCGGACCGCGCCTCGGAGCGCTCGCTCGACGGCTCCGAAACGAGCGCGCGCTGGAGCGACGGTCTTCGCGGCGTCATGGCGGTCGACGCCCCGGCGGCGGTCATCGCGGTGCGCGCGCCGCGATTGGCAGCGGACGTTCGCTTGAGCCACGGACTCACGCTCGGCGTCGCGCCGATCCTGTGGCACTCGAGCGAGGCCACAGAACACTCCTACGTGAGCGCCGTGCGAGACAACTGGGTCGGTGGTGCGGCGCCACGCGTCGGGTATTTCCTCCCGCTCTCAAGCGTCGCTGGTCTCTGGCTGAAGGCTCAGTTGCCGCTCACGTACGTCGCCTCGCGCGTCGAGTGGTCGAGCTACAACAAGGGTCTTGCGCAGTCGACCTTGAGCTCGTCGACGGCGCATTACCTCGGCCTCGCAATGTCGCTCTCGCCGTCCTTGCTCCTTGGCTCCAAGGACGTCGCGCTTTCCTTCACCCCCGAGCTCGACCTGCCCATCGCGGGCTCACGCTGGGAGTCCCAGTCGAGTCCGCTCGCCGCGCCAAAGGCGTCCTCCTTCAGCGCGCTCGCGATCCTCGTCTCGATCGGACTTGTGGTCGCTCTGTAGGTCGCTGCACCTTGCTACCGCGGCAACGCGCAAATGGCCAAGGCGGTCCCCGGCGTGGCACCCTTATACGGTCGATGGCCGGCAACGTCGTCAACCTGAATCGCTTCCGAAAGAAGAAGCTGCGCGAAGCGAAGGCTAAGCAAGCCGAGATCAATCGCATCCGACACGGACGGACGCAGGCCGAGAAGGATCGCGAGCGGCTCGAGCGCGAGCGCGCTGTCCGCGCCATCGATGGCAAGCGTTTCGAGCCTGCCGCTGGCGAGGCTACCGCCGCTTCATCTGATGCGGCCCCGACCGAAGAGCCAACCCCGAAGTCGCAAGACGAGTAGCTGAGCGCTGAGCGTCCGATGGCCGTCGCGCGCGCCGAGTCAGCGCTGACAGACGCCGGTGCCGCTCGGTTGCATCAGGCAACGCGTTCCACTTCGCGGCGCGCGGGTCACCGCCAGTTGCCGCACACGCTCATGATCGCGTTGTAGCAAGCCTGAAACTCGCCGCAGTTCGGCTTGCTGAGGCAACCGCTGAAGCTGCTTCGAGCCGCGTCGTTCATCGCGGAGAAGTAGTCGCAGTGTCCGGTGAAGCTGTTCTTGCCGGGGTCGTTGCACCCTCCCTCGGCAGGAGACTTGGCCGCCTTGGACTGGCACGCGGAGATGAAGTCTCGAACGCCAGCCTCGTTGATGTGTCCTTGAACGGACAGGTCGATGAAGTCGTCGATGTCCTTCTTGCAGTCGCGCGTGGCCATGCTCTCCGAGATGGATGGAGCGTCCCTGAAGTTCGCCCACATGCACCTCGCCGCGAGGCAATCCTGTTCGCCAACCCGGGGCCGCAGCGTTCCGCCATCGGGATCACACTCGAGGGCTCGCTTCTTCGCGCCCTCGCAGGCCGAGTCCGCGGAGCTGCCGGCGTTCGCCGAACCGGTTTTCGGACCGGATGCAGGACCGGTTGCGGAGTCGGAGCTGCACGCCAAGAGCGCGGTGAAGGCCGTGGCTGTCACAAGACCAAGACGCGCTAGAAAGGCCTGCTTCATGGGGCGTTCTTGGCACATCGTGAAGCGACCGTCGAGGCGCGCTCCGCTGTCGCGAATTAGAGACACCGCTGAATCGGGACGGGGCTGCGCTCGATGCCGTTAGTCCCCGTGCCCGGTCGATAGCCCCAGCACCACAAGGTCTTGTCCTTCTTGATGGCGCACGCGGTGCGCATGCCCACGCTCACTTGCGCCACGTCGGTGCCGAAGCTCGTCAACGGGACGGGCGATGCTCGATCGATGTCCGTGCCATCACCAACGACGCCCTCGAAGTCCGCACTGTTCGGGCCCCAACAATGGAGAGAGCCGTCGGTGCGCAGGGCACAAGCGTTGCGCCAGCCGCTCGCGAGCGAGGCGACGGAACTTCCGAAGGCGCTCACGGCGCTCGCTGCGCCGGTCCCGAGCCAGCACGAGATGGTGCCGTCATTCTTGCGAGCGCAGGCGTCGACGCCCGGCGCCGGATTGCCTTCGTAGGGTCCCACCTGGGCCACGTCCGAGAGCCCGGAAATCGCCGTCGTCGTCGCCGGCCGGTATCCCGCCGGCGCGCTCGCCGTGTACGTGAGCGCGCCGATCCAGCAGGCGACGCTCTTGTCTGGGAGAAGCGCGCACCCGCGCGTGGAGGGCATCGCCACCGCCAGCGGCGACACGCCCGCTACGAGGAAGGGGGTCGGCGTCCACTGCTTCGAATCCAGCGCGCATGTGCCCAGGTTGACGTCGCCCCACGACGCCGCCGAGCCGTCCTGGTTGATGACGAACATCGAGCCGTATTGCGAGCCGACGACTTGCTTCGCCTGCGTGAGCCCGCTCACGGCGCCAAGGGTCGCGCGCGCGGTCTTCGTGCCGTCGCCAAGCTGCCCGCAGTCGTTGTCACCCCAGGCTTGCACACTGCCGTCACCGAGGACG
This genomic stretch from Myxococcales bacterium harbors:
- a CDS encoding DUF4169 family protein; its protein translation is MAGNVVNLNRFRKKKLREAKAKQAEINRIRHGRTQAEKDRERLERERAVRAIDGKRFEPAAGEATAASSDAAPTEEPTPKSQDE
- a CDS encoding hemerythrin domain-containing protein, which produces MTLKQSRSLLPWDPPSNCACVSDLLADCHARIRYFADLAVRLAEGESCPVDAAEAAARIRRYFTEAYPLHLADEHDSVLPRLRARAPEVEPLLQRLELEHRCLDAKLPELLDVCDGLESGDATRCREAVQKLRMLGECMHTLLYAHLENEEQQLFPLLREKLTAEDVDAIRGEFRERRAAMMKKASGDAS